CGAGGCGTCAAAATATCCTGGCCTTCCGCTCTATTTTACCGAATGGAGTACGAGCTACTCGCCCCGTGATCTGGTCCACGACTCGTACATCAGCGCGCCTTATATTCTCAGCAAGCTGAAGGCCAGCCAGGGTTTGGTACAGGGCATGAGCTACTGGACGTATACGGATTTGTTCGAAGAGTCCGGGCCACCGCCAACACCGTTCCACGGCGGGTTTGGCTTGTTGAACCGCGAGGGAATCCGCAAGCCTGCCTACTTCGCTTACAAATACCTTCACGAATTGCAGGGCAACGCAGTTCCGGCTCAGGACTCACAGATTTTCGCTGCGGCAACAAATAATGGAATTTCAGCCGTGATGTGGGACTTTGAGCAACCGCAACAAAAAGTAAGCAACCGTCCATTCTACAGCCGGATTGTTGAATCCACGCCGGCATTACCGGTTGAACTTCATCTAAGCCATCTGAACTCAGGCGAATACCATCTGAAAATCTACCGCACAGGTTTTCGCGCGAATGACGCATACTCGGCGTACCTCGATATGGGCGCGCCCAAGGCTCTTACTCCGGGCCAGCTCGAGCAACTCCGGATGTTGACTCGCGACCTGCCGGAAACCGATCGTTGGGTCGACATCGACGAGCGCGGCTCTTTTGAGTTCACTCTGCCAATGCACAGCAATGATGTCGTATTGGTCTCGATGGAGACGAGCACAAAATGAAACGCTTTGCTTGCAAACCACCTCTTCTCACAGTCGCTAGAATAACAGCGATCACGATTTTCGCACCGAAACGATGCTGGGCAGTCCGGCGTAGAAGCAACGATTCGCGCTCAAGTTGCCGGTCGGAAAATACCCGTCTAGCGATCCAGATGTTGTGCATCTCGATGATCTCGGCCGGTGGATTTTGCTCCACGGCATACCCGCAAAACATCACGATCAATGCAAGCCAGTTGGTAACGAATAGCATTAATGGGCAACAGGTAGTGGCCACGGTATCGCCGATCGGGATCGGCATGAACACTTCGGTTTACTACAACAACATGAACGCCCCATATATATCGTCGGCGTTGGACGCTGGGGGCGTGTCGATCATTCGCTATCCGGGTGGTAATTATTCAGACATTTATCATTGGACGAATAACGTTGCTACCGGTGGCTACACAAACAGCAATTCGAACTTCGGGGTTTGGGCCACCAATCTCATCAACTCACCTACTGGCCTGGCGAAACAGGCGATGGTGACGATTGACTACGGAAGCAGCTTAAACAGCACGATGGGTGGTCAGCCACAGGAGGCTGCGGCGTGGGTGGCTTACGCCAATGCCACGGTCAACGGCGCCAATGCGACAATGCAACTTGGCACCGATGCAGAAGGGAACAATTGGGGAACAGTTCGTTATTGGGCGGCATTACGCGCCGCCAATCCCAACGATGCGAACTGGGCGACCGATGGTTCGGTGGGGGTCGTGCTGAACGCCTCGGATATGCCCTCGATGACGCCGGGCAATTTTTTAAAAAATAAACGCGCTGCGCCAATCGGAGTGCAGTATTGGGAGATTGGCAATGAAATAAATGGCAACGGATATTTTAGTGGATTGAATTGGCAAAATGACCTCCATTATGCCGGCACTGGTGCGGACCGAGTCGGACAACCGAACCTTTCACCGACGTTTTACGGTCAGCAGATTCCACTTTTTGCCTCGGCGATGGAAGCCGTGGACCCAACGATCAAAATTGGCGGAGTCCTGGACAACGCGTCGAATTACGATCCATACGTCCTGCAGGGCGCGGCCAGCAGCATGAACTTCGGCATCGTGCATTACTATCCCAATCTGAGTGGCACGGGCAACACGACCGTTAGGAATTTTTTAGCTGCTCGAGTGACCGATATTCCGAATTTCATCAACAGTTCTCGCAGTTTGATCAGCACCAATGCGGGTGCTGACGCTGCACATATTCCCGTGTTTATTACCGAGTTTGGAAATTTAGGGAGCACGCTGCCGGGGACA
The genomic region above belongs to Pirellulales bacterium and contains:
- a CDS encoding PEP-CTERM sorting domain-containing protein codes for the protein MISAGGFCSTAYPQNITINASQLVTNSINGQQVVATVSPIGIGMNTSVYYNNMNAPYISSALDAGGVSIIRYPGGNYSDIYHWTNNVATGGYTNSNSNFGVWATNLINSPTGLAKQAMVTIDYGSSLNSTMGGQPQEAAAWVAYANATVNGANATMQLGTDAEGNNWGTVRYWAALRAANPNDANWATDGSVGVVLNASDMPSMTPGNFLKNKRAAPIGVQYWEIGNEINGNGYFSGLNWQNDLHYAGTGADRVGQPNLSPTFYGQQIPLFASAMEAVDPTIKIGGVLDNASNYDPYVLQGAASSMNFGIVHYYPNLSGTGNTTVRNFLAARVTDIPNFINSSRSLISTNAGADAAHIPVFITEFGNLGSTLPGTTQGLQTAIDYAGFLKAGVQNTDMWEMTAGYLVDQPGTLSKGVSYYAMEALYDFIRPGDTFISASSSSNTAGIVYAAKRADGTISIMLINPSTNAANMAVSISGEDILASGTLFSTSLTSDPTQSTVTGLGNSFTAAVAGRSISVYDLSPFVVPEPATAILFGIGIAALGLFRMRRGSGGALS